A window from Pseudomonas moraviensis encodes these proteins:
- a CDS encoding cytochrome c1 — protein sequence MKKLFLALIFAALPSLVFAAEGHGPELEHVDIDVSDKAALQDGARTFANYCMGCHSAKFQRYERVADDLGIPHELMLEKLVFTGAKIGDHMNIGMQPADAKTWFGAAPPDLTLVARVRGTDWLYGYLKSFYEDPARPWGVNNKVFPNVGMPNVLVGLQGRQVVGCKQVQIVEDGKKQYDPLTGTPLTHEACDQLTIVPKSGALNEEQFDEKVKNLVTFLAYSANPVKLQHQRIGTYVLLYLAFFFVFAYLLKREYWKDVH from the coding sequence ATGAAAAAGTTATTTCTTGCTCTGATTTTTGCTGCGCTGCCTTCCCTGGTTTTTGCTGCCGAGGGCCATGGTCCAGAACTGGAACATGTCGATATCGACGTCTCCGACAAAGCCGCCCTGCAGGATGGTGCGCGGACTTTTGCCAACTATTGCATGGGTTGTCACAGTGCCAAGTTCCAGCGTTACGAGCGCGTTGCCGATGACCTCGGCATCCCGCACGAATTGATGCTGGAGAAGCTGGTGTTCACTGGCGCCAAGATCGGCGACCACATGAACATCGGTATGCAACCGGCCGACGCCAAAACCTGGTTCGGCGCAGCGCCGCCGGACCTGACGCTGGTGGCGCGGGTGCGCGGTACCGACTGGCTCTACGGTTACCTGAAGTCGTTCTACGAAGATCCGGCGCGTCCATGGGGCGTGAACAACAAGGTCTTCCCGAACGTTGGTATGCCTAACGTGCTGGTTGGCCTGCAGGGTCGTCAGGTGGTCGGCTGCAAACAGGTGCAGATCGTCGAAGACGGCAAGAAACAATACGACCCGCTGACCGGCACGCCGCTGACCCATGAAGCGTGCGATCAACTGACCATCGTGCCGAAGTCAGGTGCCCTGAACGAAGAGCAGTTCGATGAGAAGGTCAAGAATCTGGTAACCTTCCTGGCTTACTCGGCTAACCCGGTTAAGCTGCAACATCAGCGCATCGGTACTTATGTCTTGCTGTACCTGGCGTTCTTCTTTGTGTTCGCCTATCTGCTCAAGCGTGAATACTGGAAAGACGTGCACTGA
- a CDS encoding cytochrome b has product MSKFMDWVDARFPATKMWEDHLSKYYAPKNFNFFYFFGSLALLVLVNQIVTGVWLTMSYTPSAEEAFASVEYIMRDVEYGSILRLLHSTGASAFFIVVYLHMFRGLLYGSYQKPRELVWVFGMLIYLALMAEAFMGYLLPWGQMSYWGAQVIISLFGAIPLIGDDLTQWIRGDYLISGITLNRFFALHVVALPIVILGLVVLHILALHEVGSNNPDGVDIKKHKDENGIPLDGIAFHPYYTVKDIVGVVVFLFIFCFIVFFFPEMGGYFLEKPNFEPANPFKTPEHIAPVWYFTPFYAILRAVPDKLLGVIAMGAAIAVLFVLPWLDRSPVKSMRYKGWLSKIWLVVFCISFVILGILGVLAPTPGRTLLSQVCTFLYFAYFILMPFYTRLEKTKPVPERVTG; this is encoded by the coding sequence ATGAGCAAGTTCATGGATTGGGTTGATGCGCGCTTTCCAGCGACGAAAATGTGGGAAGACCATCTCAGCAAATATTACGCACCGAAAAACTTCAACTTCTTCTATTTCTTCGGCTCGCTGGCGCTGCTGGTGCTGGTCAACCAGATCGTCACCGGTGTCTGGCTGACGATGAGCTACACGCCGTCGGCAGAAGAAGCCTTTGCTTCTGTTGAATACATCATGCGCGACGTCGAGTACGGCTCGATCCTGCGTCTGCTGCACTCGACCGGCGCCTCGGCATTTTTCATCGTCGTCTATCTGCACATGTTCCGCGGCCTGCTCTACGGTTCGTACCAGAAACCGCGCGAGCTGGTCTGGGTGTTCGGCATGCTGATCTATCTGGCGCTGATGGCTGAAGCGTTCATGGGTTACCTGCTGCCGTGGGGCCAAATGTCGTATTGGGGCGCCCAGGTGATCATCTCGCTGTTCGGTGCGATTCCGCTGATCGGCGATGACCTGACCCAGTGGATTCGGGGTGACTACCTGATCTCCGGAATCACCCTGAACCGTTTCTTCGCCTTGCACGTTGTTGCATTGCCAATCGTGATTCTCGGTCTGGTGGTGCTGCACATTCTGGCGCTGCACGAAGTGGGTTCGAACAACCCTGACGGCGTCGATATCAAGAAGCACAAAGACGAAAACGGCATCCCGCTGGACGGCATTGCGTTCCACCCGTACTACACGGTGAAGGACATTGTCGGCGTCGTGGTGTTCCTGTTCATCTTCTGCTTCATTGTGTTCTTCTTCCCGGAAATGGGCGGTTACTTCCTCGAAAAACCGAACTTCGAGCCGGCCAACCCGTTCAAGACTCCAGAGCACATTGCTCCGGTCTGGTACTTCACGCCGTTCTACGCAATCCTGCGTGCGGTGCCGGACAAGCTCTTGGGCGTTATCGCCATGGGCGCTGCAATTGCGGTGCTGTTCGTACTGCCGTGGCTGGATCGCAGTCCGGTGAAATCGATGCGCTACAAAGGCTGGCTTAGCAAAATCTGGCTGGTGGTGTTCTGCATTTCCTTTGTGATTCTCGGCATTCTGGGCGTTCTTGCGCCGACACCGGGGCGCACGCTGCTGTCGCAGGTCTGCACCTTCCTGTATTTCGCCTACTTCATTCTGATGCCGTTCTACACCCGGCTCGAGAAGACCAAACCGGTTCCGGAAAGGGTGACTGGCTGA
- the petA gene encoding ubiquinol-cytochrome c reductase iron-sulfur subunit yields MSNDGVNAGRRRFLVAATSVVGAAGAVGAAVPFVGSWFPSAKAKAAGAPVKVNVSKIEPGQQMIAEWRGQPVFIVRRTEEILGNLKKIEGQLSDPTSKNSTQPTYVDPEVRSIKPEILLLIGICTHLGCSPTFRPEVAPADLGKDWVGGYFCPCHGSHYDLAGRVYKSQPAPLNLPVPPHSYETDDLIVIGVDTEKA; encoded by the coding sequence ATGAGCAATGACGGCGTGAATGCAGGCCGGCGTCGCTTCTTGGTGGCAGCCACATCCGTGGTGGGTGCTGCAGGAGCGGTGGGGGCTGCGGTCCCGTTCGTGGGGTCATGGTTTCCCAGTGCCAAGGCGAAAGCCGCCGGTGCACCGGTGAAAGTGAATGTCAGCAAAATCGAGCCAGGCCAGCAGATGATTGCTGAATGGCGCGGCCAGCCGGTGTTCATTGTCCGCCGTACGGAGGAAATCCTGGGGAATCTCAAAAAGATCGAGGGTCAGCTCTCCGATCCGACCTCCAAAAACTCCACGCAACCCACTTATGTCGACCCGGAAGTACGCTCGATCAAGCCGGAAATTCTGCTGCTGATCGGGATCTGTACGCACCTGGGTTGCTCACCGACCTTCCGTCCCGAAGTGGCACCTGCGGATCTGGGCAAAGACTGGGTAGGCGGCTATTTCTGCCCGTGCCACGGTTCCCATTACGATCTGGCTGGCCGCGTCTACAAGTCGCAACCTGCGCCTTTGAACCTGCCAGTTCCCCCGCATTCCTATGAGACCGATGACCTGATTGTCATTGGCGTCGATACGGAGAAAGCGTGA
- the rpsI gene encoding 30S ribosomal protein S9: MSATQNYGTGRRKTATARVFLRPGTGNISINNRSLDNFFGRETARMVVRQPLELTETVEKFDIYVTVIGGGVSGQAGAIRHGITRALMDYDETLRSALRKAGFVTRDAREVERKKVGLRKARKRPQYSKR; encoded by the coding sequence ATGTCGGCGACTCAAAATTACGGCACTGGCCGTCGCAAGACCGCAACCGCACGCGTTTTCCTGCGTCCGGGTACTGGTAACATCTCCATCAACAACCGTTCGCTGGATAACTTCTTCGGCCGCGAAACTGCCCGCATGGTAGTTCGTCAGCCGCTGGAGCTGACCGAGACTGTCGAGAAGTTCGACATCTACGTCACCGTGATCGGCGGTGGTGTAAGTGGTCAGGCTGGCGCAATCCGCCACGGCATCACTCGCGCTCTGATGGACTACGACGAAACCCTGCGTAGCGCTCTGCGCAAAGCTGGCTTCGTTACTCGCGACGCCCGTGAAGTTGAACGTAAGAAAGTCGGTCTGCGTAAAGCGCGTAAGCGTCCGCAGTACTCGAAGCGTTAA
- the rplM gene encoding 50S ribosomal protein L13 — translation MKTFTAKPETVKRDWFVVDAAGQTLGRLATEIASRLRGKHKPEYTPHVDTGDYIVVINAEQIRVTGAKTTDKMYYSHSGFPGGIKSINFEKLIAKAPERVIETAVKGMLPKNPLGRDMYRKLKVYAGAAHPHTAQQPQELKI, via the coding sequence ATGAAAACTTTTACTGCTAAACCGGAAACAGTAAAGCGCGACTGGTTTGTCGTCGACGCTGCTGGTCAGACCCTGGGTCGTCTGGCCACCGAAATCGCGAGCCGTCTGCGTGGCAAGCACAAGCCTGAGTACACTCCTCACGTTGACACCGGCGACTACATCGTCGTCATCAACGCCGAGCAGATCCGTGTTACCGGCGCTAAAACCACTGACAAAATGTACTACTCCCACTCCGGTTTCCCGGGCGGCATCAAGTCGATCAACTTTGAAAAGCTGATCGCCAAAGCCCCTGAGCGCGTGATCGAGACCGCGGTTAAAGGCATGCTGCCTAAAAACCCACTGGGTCGCGACATGTACCGTAAGCTGAAAGTCTATGCGGGCGCTGCACACCCTCATACTGCTCAGCAGCCCCAAGAACTGAAGATTTAA
- a CDS encoding NADP(H)-dependent aldo-keto reductase, with protein MDYRQLGRTDLNVSAICLGTMTWGEQNTEAEAFAQIERAKEAGINFLDTAEMYPVPPKAETYATTERYIGNYFKRRGDRADWILASKIAGPGNTIDYIRDKNLRHNRHHITEALDGSLKRLQTDYIDLYQLHWPERSTNFFGQLGYKHKIEANLTPLEDTLEALDEQVKAGKIRHIGLSNETPWGTMRFLALAEARGWPRAVSIQNPYNLLNRSFEVGLAEIAIREQCGLLAYSPLAFGFLSGKYEGGARPPKGRLSLYSRFSRYFNPQSEAACSRYVALAREHGLDPAQMALAFVTQQPFVTSNIIGATTLEQLDSNIASFDLKLSDEVLAGIEAIHKDHPNPAP; from the coding sequence ATGGACTATCGCCAGCTAGGCCGTACCGACCTGAACGTGAGTGCAATCTGCCTCGGCACCATGACCTGGGGCGAGCAAAACACTGAGGCTGAAGCCTTCGCGCAGATCGAAAGGGCCAAGGAAGCCGGGATCAATTTCCTCGACACCGCCGAAATGTATCCGGTGCCGCCAAAAGCCGAAACCTACGCCACCACCGAGCGCTACATCGGCAATTACTTCAAGCGTCGCGGTGACCGTGCCGACTGGATCCTCGCCAGCAAGATCGCCGGCCCCGGCAACACCATCGACTACATCCGCGACAAGAACCTGCGGCACAACCGTCACCACATCACCGAAGCACTGGACGGCAGTCTCAAGCGCCTGCAGACCGATTATATCGACCTGTACCAACTGCACTGGCCGGAACGCAGCACCAACTTTTTCGGACAGCTGGGCTACAAGCACAAGATCGAAGCCAACCTGACCCCGCTCGAGGACACCCTTGAGGCTCTCGACGAGCAGGTCAAGGCCGGCAAGATCCGCCACATTGGCCTGTCCAACGAAACGCCGTGGGGCACCATGCGTTTTCTCGCGTTGGCCGAAGCCCGTGGCTGGCCGCGCGCCGTGTCGATCCAGAACCCCTACAACCTGCTCAACCGCAGCTTCGAAGTGGGCCTGGCGGAGATCGCCATCCGCGAACAGTGCGGCCTGCTCGCCTATTCGCCACTGGCGTTCGGCTTCCTCTCCGGCAAGTACGAAGGCGGCGCCCGCCCACCGAAAGGCCGCCTGAGCCTGTACAGCCGCTTCAGCCGCTATTTCAACCCGCAATCGGAAGCGGCGTGCAGCCGTTACGTGGCACTGGCCCGTGAGCACGGTCTGGATCCGGCGCAAATGGCCCTGGCGTTCGTGACCCAGCAACCGTTCGTGACCAGCAACATCATAGGCGCGACGACGCTGGAACAGCTGGACAGCAACATTGCCAGTTTTGATCTGAAACTGTCTGATGAGGTGTTGGCCGGGATCGAAGCGATTCACAAGGATCATCCGAACCCTGCACCTTGA